GTCGCGACCGCGGCGTCCCGTCACCGCCGCGCTCCACCCGCCCGCCGTCCAGAAGGCTTCGCCGGGCGGGCCGCAGGGCAGCCCCACGCGTCACTGCCCGCAGAGGTCCGGCCGAGACCCTCCATCACGGAGAGCCCGCCGCGCCGAACCGCTTCCCCTACGCGAGGTGAATCCAGATCAAGCCAGGGCGGCATGAGTCCGGTAGGCGGTCTTGGACGCCGAGGTCGGTCAGGGCGTGCCGCCGGGCCCGTCCACGGCGGTAGACCAGGGCGTTGCCGGTGATCACGCGTTCGATGGTGGTGATGCCCACGGCGGCGAAGTTGGGACGTCAGCCGTGCCGCGCCACGCTTGAGCTGCGTGCGTAGCGCCACCCGGGCTTGCGTTCGGAACCGCGGACCGGCGGTCCGGACCGCAGCGGTCGCTACCGGTCGCAGTCACGTATCCCTTGGACGTTCAGCGAGCGGCCATTGACATTTGTACGAGCCGTTCCGTGATTGGAATTCAGCGCATTGGCGCGCCAATTCCGCGACCCTCGACAATGGAATACCGAGAAGGTTACTGTCGTGACCAGGACACTTTCCCCCATACGAGTTACGAAACGGACAGATGCCCCGAGCCGCCGAGTACGCTCTGTGACATGTCCGCCGCTCCCCCGGCACATCGCGCGCGCCGCCCGGATGGTTCCGCCGCCGGTCAGACGATCGCGATGCTCGTCATTCTGCTGCTGTCACTGCCCTTGCTGCCGTTAGTGCTCATCGTCGTCGCGGTCGTGCGCGTCCGCGATCGGCTCACCACCACTCGGGCGGCGCGCCAGTCGGCGACCCTCACGCAGCCCGCCACCGCTATTCAGCGACCCGTCGTTTAAGGCGCAGGTCCCAAACCGCGCCGCTCACCCTCCGAGCGGAATGCGCGACAACAGCCCCACGCATTCGACGTGGTGCGTCATCGGAAACAGGTCGAACGCCCGCAGCGTCGCGAGCTGCCACCCCCCGTCCCGAAACGTGCGCACGTCCCGGGCGAACGCCGCCGGGTCGCACGCCACGTACGCGACGGCGCGCGGGTCCGCGGCCATCACAGCCTTGGTCACCGCGGCGCCGGCGCCGGTGCGGGGTGGGTCGAGCACGATCAGGTCGACCGGTCCACGCAGCGCCGGCCCGCGCCGGGCGCGGCCACGTCCCGAGCCGACGACGGCGGCCTCCACCGTGGACCGCACCACGCGCAGGCCGGTGAGGTCGGTGAGGTTGTCGCGCGCCGCGGCCACCGCGGAGTGTGCCGCCTCGACCAGCGTGATGTCCGCGTCCGTGCCGAGCTTGCCGGCGAGGGCGGCGGCGAAGAGGCCGGCGCCGCCGTACAGGTCCCACGCGGACTCGCCGGGCCGCGGCTCCAGCAGGTCGAGCACCGCACCGGCCAGCGTGTCCGCCGCCGCGGGGTGCACCTGCCAGAAGGCACCGGCCGGGAGCGTCCACTCGCGGCCGGCGGCCCGCTCGACGATCGGTCCGTCGAAGTCGCCGTCCGGGGCCGCGACGGCCGGGCCGGCCGAGGGCGCCACGGCATCCACTGTGGAGGCCGATGGCCACGGCCGCCCGGTCACCGGCAGCTCCTGGATGGCCGGGTGGGCGA
The window above is part of the Phytohabitans houttuyneae genome. Proteins encoded here:
- a CDS encoding class I SAM-dependent RNA methyltransferase, yielding MERVTLTVGAVAHGGHCVARVGDPPGQVVFVRHALPGERVVAEITEEHPGYLRADAISVLEASPDRVEPPCPYARPDACGGCDLQHVAPAAQLSWKAAVVREQLARLAGLPDFPVRVEPLPGGTLGWRTRVRYTVDAADHAGLLKHRSHEVVPIDRCRIAHPAIQELPVTGRPWPSASTVDAVAPSAGPAVAAPDGDFDGPIVERAAGREWTLPAGAFWQVHPAAADTLAGAVLDLLEPRPGESAWDLYGGAGLFAAALAGKLGTDADITLVEAAHSAVAAARDNLTDLTGLRVVRSTVEAAVVGSGRGRARRGPALRGPVDLIVLDPPRTGAGAAVTKAVMAADPRAVAYVACDPAAFARDVRTFRDGGWQLATLRAFDLFPMTHHVECVGLLSRIPLGG